One window from the genome of Thermus sediminis encodes:
- a CDS encoding branched-chain amino acid ABC transporter permease, with the protein MYALSKRLTDAFSRRYARAVRETYREDEAYASTPLGRLALYAFLALLLLLPLLLGPYPMYVATLVAIGALSALGLHLLVGGAGQISLGHAAFMGVGAYAASHLTGPLAPLGILLGGGIAALLGLALGLPSLRIKGVYLAIATLAFQFLADYVFKSWEAVTGGIRGRTLPPAEFLGFTLDSADRLWYLVLLFLLPLFLYGKRLLMTRAGRAFMAVRDNDLSARVAGVDLTRVKLLAFALSAFYAGVAGGLLAQLYRAVTPEYFPLGVSIQYLAMVIVGGAGTVLGAVLGAFFVLLIPEVLNSYVGALGPQYAAALAAWRNVLFGLLILVFLILEPLGLVGLWGRVKNYFRTWPLPY; encoded by the coding sequence GTGTACGCCCTTTCCAAGCGCCTCACCGACGCCTTCAGCCGCCGCTATGCCCGGGCGGTGCGGGAAACCTACCGGGAGGACGAGGCCTACGCCAGCACCCCTCTGGGGAGGCTCGCCCTTTACGCCTTCCTCGCCCTTCTCCTCCTCCTGCCCCTTCTCCTAGGCCCCTATCCCATGTACGTGGCCACCCTGGTGGCCATCGGGGCCCTCTCCGCCCTGGGGCTCCACCTCCTGGTGGGCGGGGCGGGGCAGATCTCCCTGGGCCACGCCGCCTTCATGGGGGTGGGGGCCTACGCGGCCAGCCACCTCACGGGCCCCCTGGCCCCTTTGGGCATCCTCCTGGGCGGGGGCATCGCCGCCCTCCTGGGCTTAGCCCTGGGCCTCCCCTCCCTGCGCATCAAGGGGGTGTACCTGGCCATCGCCACCCTGGCCTTCCAGTTCCTGGCGGACTACGTGTTCAAGAGCTGGGAGGCGGTCACCGGGGGCATCCGGGGCCGCACCCTGCCCCCAGCAGAGTTTTTGGGCTTTACCCTGGACTCCGCGGATAGGCTCTGGTACCTGGTCCTCCTCTTCCTCCTCCCTCTCTTCCTCTACGGCAAGCGCCTCCTCATGACCCGGGCCGGGCGGGCCTTCATGGCGGTGCGGGACAACGACCTATCCGCCCGGGTGGCTGGGGTGGACCTCACCCGGGTGAAGCTCCTGGCCTTCGCCCTTTCCGCCTTCTACGCCGGGGTGGCAGGGGGGCTTTTGGCCCAGCTCTACAGGGCGGTGACCCCAGAGTACTTCCCCCTTGGCGTCAGCATCCAGTACCTGGCCATGGTCATCGTGGGCGGGGCGGGAACGGTCCTGGGGGCGGTCCTTGGGGCCTTCTTCGTCCTCCTCATCCCCGAGGTCCTGAATAGCTACGTGGGAGCCTTAGGGCCCCAGTACGCCGCGGCCCTCGCTGCCTGGCGCAACGTCCTCTTTGGCCTCCTGATCCTGGTCTTCCTGATCCTCGAGCCCCTGGGCCTGGTGGGGCTTTGGGGGCGGGTGAAGAACTACTTCCGCACCTGGCCGCTGCCGTACTGA
- the paaA gene encoding 1,2-phenylacetyl-CoA epoxidase subunit PaaA, whose product MVKLRIGYPEDPDYRERLEEFEARIARGEKIEPGDWMPAEYRRQLIRMISQHAHSEWVGMLPEGAWITRAPSLRRKLILLAKVQDEAGHGQYLYHAAETLGVTREEMVEALLSGRAKYSNIFNYPTLTWADIGIIGWLVDGMAIKNQTMLAQCSYGPYSRAMVRICAEETFHHKQGKEAVLLYARGSRKQRQMVQDALNRWWWPTLMMAGPHDTDSPHTPLLLRWGIKTKTNDQIRQEFLNEHVPELLEAELSIPDPELRYDEKTGNWLHGPIPWDEFWKVIGGEGPMNRHRLLARRRAHEEGRWVREALEAHARRHLAQAAD is encoded by the coding sequence ATGGTCAAGCTTAGGATCGGCTACCCCGAGGACCCCGACTACAGGGAGCGCCTAGAGGAGTTTGAGGCCCGCATCGCCCGGGGGGAGAAGATCGAGCCCGGGGACTGGATGCCCGCGGAGTACCGCCGCCAGCTCATCCGCATGATCTCCCAGCACGCCCATAGCGAGTGGGTGGGCATGCTCCCCGAAGGGGCCTGGATCACCCGGGCCCCCTCCCTCAGGCGGAAGCTCATCCTCCTGGCCAAGGTCCAGGACGAGGCCGGCCACGGCCAGTACCTCTACCACGCCGCCGAGACCCTGGGGGTGACCCGGGAGGAGATGGTGGAGGCCCTGCTCTCGGGCCGGGCCAAGTACTCCAACATCTTCAACTACCCCACCCTGACCTGGGCGGACATCGGCATCATCGGCTGGCTGGTGGACGGGATGGCCATCAAGAACCAGACCATGCTGGCCCAGTGCTCCTATGGCCCCTACTCCCGGGCCATGGTGCGCATCTGCGCCGAGGAGACCTTCCACCACAAGCAGGGGAAGGAGGCCGTCCTCCTCTACGCCCGAGGGAGCAGGAAGCAGAGGCAAATGGTCCAGGACGCCTTGAACCGCTGGTGGTGGCCCACCCTGATGATGGCGGGGCCCCACGACACGGACTCCCCCCATACCCCCCTCCTCCTCCGCTGGGGCATCAAGACCAAGACCAACGACCAGATCCGCCAGGAGTTCCTAAACGAGCACGTCCCCGAGCTCCTGGAGGCGGAGCTTTCCATCCCTGACCCCGAGCTTCGCTACGACGAGAAGACGGGGAACTGGCTCCACGGCCCCATCCCCTGGGACGAGTTCTGGAAGGTGATCGGCGGCGAGGGCCCCATGAACCGCCACCGCCTCCTGGCCCGCAGGCGGGCCCACGAGGAGGGGCGCTGGGTGCGGGAGGCCCTCGAGGCCCACGCAAGGCGGCACCTGGCCCAGGCCGCCGACTAG
- a CDS encoding tyrosine-type recombinase/integrase: MYNAPVTEPAIPVIWKTIGVKKPTEALLPLAPYAEYLLLERGYSPRGVRRYLQDLALWLRFLKAQGLPPGPEAVRALLLEERWAPRRVQGFLAALRSYYRYLAQVRGEAVEDPTEGIGRPKAGRRLPLHPSPEELRRFLEALSQEKEARLLTSLARFLYGTGLRISEALLLKGRNILQENGHPVAVRVVGKGNKERLVPLSRTAQGVLLELGPPQGNVNIFTFAQGKRRGRVPSARYVEARFREAAIRAGLDPRRLTPHKLRHAYATLLVESGVELDAVKDLLGHESIATTQIYLHASRERLKEAASRLPDL; encoded by the coding sequence ATGTATAATGCCCCCGTGACCGAACCCGCCATCCCCGTTATATGGAAAACCATCGGCGTTAAAAAGCCCACGGAGGCCCTTCTGCCCCTGGCCCCCTATGCGGAGTACCTCCTCCTGGAGCGGGGGTACTCCCCCCGGGGGGTTCGCCGCTACCTCCAGGACCTGGCCCTCTGGCTCCGCTTCCTAAAGGCCCAGGGCCTCCCGCCAGGCCCCGAGGCGGTGCGGGCCCTCCTCCTCGAGGAGCGCTGGGCCCCCAGGCGGGTCCAGGGGTTCCTGGCCGCCCTTAGGAGCTACTACCGCTACCTGGCCCAGGTGCGGGGCGAGGCCGTGGAGGACCCCACCGAGGGGATCGGCCGGCCCAAGGCCGGGAGGCGGCTTCCCCTCCACCCAAGCCCCGAGGAGCTCCGGCGCTTCCTCGAGGCCCTGTCCCAGGAAAAGGAGGCCCGCTTGCTCACCTCCTTGGCCCGATTCCTCTACGGCACGGGCCTGAGGATCTCCGAGGCCCTCCTCCTAAAGGGGCGCAACATCCTGCAGGAAAACGGGCATCCCGTGGCCGTGCGGGTGGTGGGCAAGGGCAATAAGGAGCGGCTGGTGCCCCTTTCCCGGACAGCCCAGGGCGTCCTGTTGGAGCTGGGACCGCCTCAGGGAAATGTGAATATATTCACTTTTGCCCAGGGCAAGCGCCGGGGCCGGGTACCCTCCGCCCGCTACGTGGAGGCTAGGTTCCGGGAGGCCGCCATCCGGGCGGGGCTTGACCCCAGGCGCCTTACCCCCCACAAGCTCCGCCACGCCTACGCCACCCTCCTGGTAGAAAGCGGGGTGGAGCTGGATGCAGTGAAGGACCTCCTGGGCCACGAGTCCATCGCCACCACCCAGATCTACCTCCACGCCTCCCGGGAGAGGCTTAAGGAGGCGGCCTCGAGGCTACCCGACCTCTAG
- a CDS encoding TetR/AcrR family transcriptional regulator: protein MVTPTRTRILEEAAKLFTEKGYEATSVQDIAQALGLSKAALYHHFRSKEEILYEISLLALEGLVRSGEQALKEPDPRRALLRFMEAHARYFGENYPFFVAMLQGLQSLSPERRAQTVALRDRHEENLRTILRWGMEARAFRQVDAALAGRGVLSLLNWMIRWFRPEGPMRAEEVARAYFDLILRGLEARDGPSGPL from the coding sequence ATGGTGACCCCCACCCGCACCCGCATCTTGGAGGAGGCTGCCAAACTCTTCACCGAGAAGGGCTACGAGGCCACCAGCGTCCAGGACATCGCCCAGGCCTTGGGCCTTTCCAAGGCTGCCCTTTACCACCACTTCCGCAGCAAGGAGGAGATCCTCTACGAGATCAGCCTCCTGGCCCTCGAGGGCCTGGTGCGGTCAGGGGAGCAGGCTTTGAAAGAGCCGGATCCCAGGAGGGCCCTGCTGCGCTTCATGGAGGCCCACGCCCGCTACTTTGGGGAGAACTACCCCTTCTTTGTGGCCATGCTCCAGGGCCTGCAAAGCCTCTCTCCGGAGAGGCGGGCCCAAACCGTGGCCCTCCGCGACCGCCATGAGGAGAACCTGCGGACCATCCTGCGCTGGGGGATGGAGGCCCGGGCCTTCCGCCAGGTGGACGCGGCCCTGGCCGGGCGGGGGGTGCTCTCCCTCCTCAACTGGATGATCCGCTGGTTCCGGCCGGAAGGCCCCATGCGGGCGGAGGAGGTGGCCCGGGCCTACTTTGACCTCATCTTGAGGGGCCTCGAGGCCAGGGATGGGCCATCTGGGCCCCTCTGA
- the bfr gene encoding bacterioferritin → MKGHPEVIQSLQERLSEELAAILQYMVHAEMAENWGFKALAQHLKAHAITEMRHAEKHIERILFLEGFPEVSRIGEIKIGKNVQEILFKDYEGELQAVRGYNETMNLAQGLGDNGTREMVAEILKDEEAHVDWLETQRDLLEQMGLSNYLQYLAGEME, encoded by the coding sequence ATGAAGGGGCATCCCGAGGTCATCCAGAGCTTGCAGGAAAGACTTTCTGAGGAGCTGGCGGCCATCCTGCAGTACATGGTCCACGCGGAGATGGCGGAGAACTGGGGCTTCAAGGCCCTGGCCCAGCACCTCAAGGCCCATGCCATCACGGAGATGCGCCACGCCGAGAAGCACATTGAGCGCATCCTGTTTCTGGAAGGCTTCCCCGAGGTGAGCCGCATCGGGGAGATCAAGATCGGGAAGAACGTCCAGGAGATCCTCTTCAAGGACTACGAGGGGGAGCTCCAGGCGGTCAGGGGCTACAACGAGACCATGAACCTGGCCCAGGGCCTCGGGGACAACGGCACCCGGGAGATGGTAGCGGAGATCCTCAAGGATGAGGAGGCCCACGTGGACTGGCTGGAGACCCAGCGGGACCTCCTGGAACAGATGGGTCTGAGCAACTACCTGCAGTACCTGGCCGGGGAGATGGAGTAG
- a CDS encoding FecCD family ABC transporter permease, translating to MREPVSAGRPYARGLAFLSALLPLAMLLAASQGAYPIPLPELPQALREGGERAAVLWNIRFPRVVLAALVGGGLAMAASALQGVFRTPLVEPGLVGMGGAAALGALLGLALWPSLPWLLPLFAAMGALALAGFLSRLAHREGPVLLLVGVVAGLTLGGVLGVLQFLVEDPQGRSLSFWTLGSFAGASWESAALTAGMLLLSGLALLRLAPFLNALALGEEEAFHLGVPVRALRRWALAWSSLAVGAAVAAGGNVAFVGLLVPWFLRRWVGSDHRFLLPGAFLGGASLAVLADLAARTLFVPAELPVGLLTTVLGGPLFLYLVLGEGRHA from the coding sequence GTGAGGGAACCCGTCTCGGCCGGGCGGCCCTATGCCAGGGGTCTGGCCTTTTTGTCCGCCCTCCTCCCCCTGGCCATGCTCCTGGCCGCCTCCCAAGGGGCCTACCCCATCCCTCTCCCCGAGCTTCCCCAGGCCCTTCGCGAAGGGGGGGAGCGCGCCGCCGTCCTCTGGAACATCCGCTTCCCCCGGGTGGTCCTGGCGGCCTTGGTGGGGGGAGGCTTGGCCATGGCCGCCTCCGCCCTGCAGGGGGTATTCCGGACCCCCTTGGTGGAGCCCGGGCTCGTGGGGATGGGTGGAGCGGCAGCCTTGGGGGCCCTCCTGGGGTTGGCCCTCTGGCCCTCCCTCCCCTGGCTCCTCCCCCTCTTCGCCGCCATGGGGGCCCTGGCCCTGGCGGGGTTCCTCTCCCGGTTGGCCCACCGGGAGGGCCCGGTCCTCCTCCTCGTGGGCGTGGTGGCCGGCCTCACCCTGGGGGGTGTCCTGGGGGTCCTCCAGTTTCTCGTCGAGGATCCCCAGGGGCGGAGCCTTAGCTTTTGGACCCTGGGCAGTTTTGCCGGAGCTAGCTGGGAGAGCGCAGCCCTGACTGCTGGGATGCTCCTCCTGAGCGGGCTTGCCCTCCTCCGCCTGGCCCCCTTCCTGAACGCCCTGGCCCTGGGGGAGGAGGAGGCCTTTCACCTGGGGGTGCCCGTGCGGGCCCTTAGGAGGTGGGCGCTGGCCTGGTCCAGCCTGGCGGTGGGGGCCGCGGTGGCCGCGGGGGGCAACGTCGCCTTTGTGGGCCTCCTCGTGCCCTGGTTCTTGCGGCGGTGGGTCGGGTCAGACCACCGTTTCCTCCTCCCGGGGGCCTTCCTAGGGGGGGCGAGCCTTGCGGTGCTGGCGGACTTGGCGGCGCGGACCCTCTTCGTCCCGGCGGAGCTCCCCGTGGGGCTCCTGACCACGGTCCTAGGGGGTCCCCTGTTCCTCTATCTGGTCCTGGGGGAGGGGAGGCATGCTTGA
- the paaC gene encoding 1,2-phenylacetyl-CoA epoxidase subunit PaaC, protein MLDPYLKEALIQKLTAMADDEVVLAQRLSEWVAHAPILEEDIAIANLAQDELGHAKLYLDLRRELDGSDPDGLVFLRDPLDYRNAVLVELPKGDWAFTMVRQYLFDAYENLWLKEAASSQYPPLAEVAGRILKEERFHLKHSSLWVERLALGTEESHRRAQEALDLLFPYARQLFRPLEGEEALVEAGILPDPLALEGPYLEEVGGFLKGVGLRVPEGGYVPKSRKEHTEYLWSLLAEMQSVARWDREAKAW, encoded by the coding sequence ATGCTTGACCCCTACCTGAAGGAGGCCTTGATCCAGAAGCTCACCGCCATGGCCGACGACGAGGTGGTCCTGGCCCAGAGGCTTTCCGAGTGGGTGGCCCACGCCCCCATCCTCGAAGAGGACATCGCCATCGCCAACCTGGCCCAGGACGAGCTGGGGCACGCCAAGCTCTACCTGGACCTGAGGCGGGAGCTAGACGGCTCCGACCCCGACGGGCTCGTCTTCCTCCGGGACCCCCTGGACTACCGGAACGCCGTCCTGGTGGAGCTTCCCAAGGGGGACTGGGCCTTCACCATGGTGCGGCAGTACCTCTTCGACGCCTACGAGAACCTCTGGCTGAAGGAGGCGGCCTCTTCCCAGTACCCCCCCCTGGCGGAGGTGGCAGGCCGCATCCTCAAGGAGGAGCGCTTTCACCTGAAGCACTCCTCCCTCTGGGTGGAGCGGCTCGCCCTGGGGACGGAGGAGTCCCACCGGAGGGCCCAGGAGGCCCTGGACCTCCTCTTCCCCTACGCCCGCCAGCTCTTCCGCCCCTTGGAGGGGGAGGAGGCCCTGGTGGAGGCGGGGATCCTGCCGGACCCCTTGGCCCTCGAGGGCCCCTACCTGGAGGAGGTGGGGGGCTTCCTCAAGGGGGTGGGGCTTAGGGTGCCCGAGGGCGGGTACGTGCCCAAAAGCCGCAAGGAGCATACGGAGTACCTTTGGTCCCTCCTCGCCGAGATGCAGTCCGTGGCCCGCTGGGACCGGGAGGCCAAGGCGTGGTAG
- the paaD gene encoding 1,2-phenylacetyl-CoA epoxidase subunit PaaD, with amino-acid sequence MVARYWEALKGVKDPEIPVLNIVEMGMVLGLEAEGERVRVRFRPTFSGCPALALIREEIQKALEAAGAREVEVVEERTPWSTEAMTAEAKEKLLLYGIAPPLPLPMAHRDPACPRCGSPQVVLRNPFGATLCKMLYQCQACGEVFEAFKAV; translated from the coding sequence GTGGTAGCGCGCTACTGGGAAGCCCTAAAAGGGGTCAAGGACCCGGAGATCCCCGTCCTCAACATCGTGGAGATGGGGATGGTCCTGGGCCTGGAGGCGGAGGGGGAGCGGGTCAGGGTCCGCTTCCGCCCCACCTTCTCGGGCTGCCCTGCCCTGGCCCTCATCCGGGAGGAGATCCAAAAGGCCCTGGAGGCGGCGGGGGCAAGGGAGGTGGAGGTGGTGGAGGAAAGGACCCCCTGGAGCACCGAGGCCATGACGGCGGAGGCCAAGGAGAAGCTCCTTTTGTATGGCATCGCCCCGCCCCTTCCCCTCCCCATGGCCCACAGGGACCCCGCCTGCCCCCGGTGCGGAAGCCCCCAGGTGGTCCTCAGGAACCCCTTCGGGGCCACGCTCTGCAAGATGCTCTACCAGTGCCAGGCCTGCGGGGAGGTGTTTGAGGCCTTCAAGGCGGTCTAG
- a CDS encoding winged helix-turn-helix transcriptional regulator: MAQGEGAFCPVYAALNLLQEKWTLHIVRALLEGPKGFNELSRAIGGVNPATLSQRLDHLVRLGVVEKTVESYMPPRTRYRLTPSGEELEAVIQAVEGWARKHLKAPVP, from the coding sequence ATGGCGCAGGGAGAAGGCGCCTTCTGCCCCGTTTACGCCGCCCTCAACCTCCTGCAGGAGAAGTGGACCCTGCACATCGTCCGCGCTCTCCTCGAGGGGCCCAAGGGGTTCAACGAGCTCTCCCGGGCCATCGGCGGGGTGAACCCAGCCACCTTGTCCCAGCGCCTGGACCACCTGGTGCGCCTGGGGGTGGTGGAGAAGACCGTGGAGTCCTACATGCCCCCCCGCACCCGCTACCGCCTCACCCCCTCGGGGGAGGAGCTAGAGGCGGTGATCCAGGCGGTAGAGGGCTGGGCGAGGAAGCACCTCAAGGCCCCGGTACCCTAG
- a CDS encoding heme ABC transporter ATP-binding protein → MLEARALGHARNGRWLVEGVDLKLPAGSLVVLLGPNGAGKSTLLRLLGGEWAPSKGEVRLGEKSLRAYTPRELALMRAFLPQHRGVAFPYTAWEVVALGRLPHGRGPKEAERVAWALAQTGALHLAHRPYPSLSGGERARVDLARVLAQDTPVLLLDEPTNHLDPKQQLEVMALCRRLARGGRLVLSALHDLSLAALFADWLVFLKGGRLLAHGPPSELLRPELLQEVYEVPFEVLWHRGRPLAFPKGE, encoded by the coding sequence ATGCTTGAGGCCCGGGCCTTGGGGCATGCCCGCAACGGGCGCTGGCTGGTGGAGGGGGTGGACCTGAAGCTTCCCGCCGGGTCCCTGGTGGTCCTCCTGGGCCCCAACGGGGCGGGGAAGAGCACCCTCCTGCGCCTCCTGGGCGGGGAGTGGGCGCCCTCAAAGGGGGAGGTCCGGCTGGGGGAGAAGTCCCTCCGGGCCTACACGCCCCGCGAGCTCGCCCTCATGCGGGCCTTTTTGCCCCAGCACCGGGGGGTGGCCTTTCCCTACACCGCTTGGGAGGTGGTGGCCCTGGGGCGGCTTCCCCACGGAAGGGGGCCCAAAGAGGCGGAGCGCGTGGCCTGGGCCTTGGCCCAGACCGGGGCCCTGCACCTGGCGCACCGGCCCTACCCCTCCCTCTCTGGGGGCGAGCGGGCCCGGGTGGACCTGGCCCGCGTCCTGGCCCAGGACACCCCCGTTCTCCTCCTGGACGAACCCACCAACCACCTGGACCCCAAGCAGCAGTTGGAGGTTATGGCCCTCTGCCGCCGCCTGGCCCGGGGAGGGCGCCTGGTCCTCTCCGCCCTCCACGACCTCAGCCTAGCCGCCCTTTTCGCGGACTGGCTGGTTTTCCTCAAGGGAGGACGGCTTTTGGCCCATGGGCCCCCTTCGGAGCTCCTGCGCCCCGAGCTCCTGCAGGAGGTCTACGAGGTGCCCTTTGAGGTGCTTTGGCACCGGGGGCGGCCCCTGGCCTTTCCCAAAGGGGAGTGA
- a CDS encoding phenylacetic acid degradation protein has translation MWGTEWPRWEVIKQDTERSLPQMVGSVHAADPEHALLTARHVFVRRPSAYALFVAPAEAFFHVTQEALKDPSALEVPEGEEEAYWVFAKRSHRRSMIYGDLVGRFLAKSPGEAVKEALLQAQGVAFWAVPERVITGTEPKAEVVESWFAPAKDKTYRLQSHYGLVTAKEVEDA, from the coding sequence ATGTGGGGAACGGAGTGGCCCCGGTGGGAGGTCATCAAGCAGGACACGGAGAGGAGCCTCCCCCAGATGGTGGGCTCGGTGCACGCCGCAGACCCCGAGCACGCCCTCCTCACCGCCCGGCACGTCTTTGTGCGCAGGCCCTCGGCCTATGCCCTCTTCGTGGCCCCGGCGGAGGCCTTCTTCCACGTGACCCAGGAGGCCCTGAAGGACCCAAGCGCCCTGGAGGTGCCTGAAGGAGAGGAGGAGGCCTACTGGGTCTTCGCCAAGAGGAGCCACCGCCGGAGCATGATCTACGGGGACCTGGTGGGCCGCTTCCTGGCCAAGAGCCCGGGGGAGGCGGTGAAGGAGGCCCTCCTCCAGGCCCAGGGGGTGGCCTTCTGGGCGGTGCCGGAAAGGGTCATTACCGGCACGGAGCCCAAGGCGGAGGTGGTAGAGAGCTGGTTTGCCCCCGCCAAGGACAAGACCTACCGCCTGCAGTCCCACTACGGCCTCGTCACCGCTAAGGAGGTGGAGGATGCTTGA
- a CDS encoding heme/hemin ABC transporter substrate-binding protein — MRLLVLSLLLGLAWAQPVRVTDATGREVEVRSSERIVSIGGSISEILGRLGVADRIVARDTGSYIPSQVLRKPDVGLFFRLNAEAILAQRPTLVLAVSEAGPPPALEQLRRAGVSVVLVPDEPTVEGVKRKIRTVAAAVGQVGRGEELVRALERDLLALRSKLLVRRGPEARVLYLYPRDPRNTFVCGEEASGAGLIALAGAQNAVRRVAAPGALRGCVNLSAEAVVAARPDVILVPVFPDQPFSFEAVLRLPGVAETPAGRAGRIVAMDVTYLSGYGYTVGKGALDLHEAIYEKGGQVLIPHPDLRR; from the coding sequence ATGCGCCTACTGGTCCTTTCACTCCTATTGGGGCTAGCTTGGGCCCAGCCGGTCCGGGTTACCGACGCCACTGGCCGGGAGGTTGAGGTTAGGAGCAGCGAACGCATCGTCAGCATCGGCGGTTCCATCTCTGAGATCCTAGGGAGACTTGGGGTGGCCGACCGCATCGTGGCGCGGGACACGGGTTCCTACATCCCCTCCCAGGTGCTCCGCAAGCCCGACGTGGGCCTCTTCTTCCGCCTCAACGCAGAGGCCATCCTCGCCCAGCGGCCCACCCTGGTGCTCGCGGTCTCGGAGGCGGGTCCGCCCCCGGCCTTGGAGCAGCTCCGCCGTGCTGGGGTCAGCGTGGTCCTGGTGCCCGATGAGCCCACGGTGGAAGGGGTCAAGAGGAAGATCCGCACCGTGGCTGCTGCCGTGGGCCAGGTGGGCCGCGGGGAAGAGCTGGTCCGGGCCTTGGAGCGGGACCTCTTGGCCCTCCGCTCCAAGCTCCTGGTGCGCAGGGGCCCGGAGGCCCGGGTCCTCTACCTCTACCCCCGGGACCCCCGCAACACCTTTGTCTGCGGGGAGGAGGCCAGCGGGGCTGGCCTGATTGCCCTGGCGGGGGCCCAGAATGCGGTGAGGAGGGTGGCGGCTCCCGGGGCGTTGCGGGGATGCGTGAACCTGAGCGCCGAGGCCGTGGTGGCCGCCCGGCCTGACGTCATCCTGGTTCCCGTCTTCCCCGACCAGCCCTTCAGCTTTGAGGCGGTCCTGCGCCTGCCTGGGGTGGCCGAAACCCCCGCGGGCAGGGCGGGCCGGATTGTGGCCATGGACGTCACCTACCTCTCCGGGTACGGCTACACCGTGGGTAAGGGGGCCCTGGACCTCCACGAGGCCATCTACGAGAAGGGCGGGCAGGTCCTCATCCCGCACCCAGACCTCCGGAGGTGA
- a CDS encoding TetR/AcrR family transcriptional regulator — MDRRSQILQMAGHLFSQRGYHATSIRDLAQALNLQGGSLYAHIASKEELLLEVVRQAAARFQEVLEGLPEAGPKEKLVALVKGHLRVIAEELPRATVFFHEWKHLSPPLLEEAKALRRRYEEGVQRVIAEGVEKGVFQVENLRLATLFLLSALNWTYQWYRPQGPMPLEEFSEAYAGMALRALGAGEGGEDGQA, encoded by the coding sequence ATGGACCGCCGCAGCCAAATCCTCCAGATGGCCGGCCACCTCTTCAGCCAGCGGGGCTACCACGCCACTAGCATCCGCGACCTGGCCCAGGCCCTGAACCTCCAGGGGGGAAGCCTCTACGCCCACATCGCCTCCAAGGAGGAGCTCCTTCTGGAGGTGGTGCGCCAGGCGGCGGCCCGCTTCCAGGAGGTGCTAGAGGGCCTCCCCGAGGCCGGTCCCAAGGAGAAGCTGGTGGCCCTGGTGAAGGGGCACCTTAGGGTTATCGCCGAGGAGCTTCCCCGGGCCACGGTCTTCTTCCACGAGTGGAAGCACCTCTCCCCTCCCCTCCTGGAGGAGGCCAAAGCCCTCCGCCGCCGCTACGAGGAGGGGGTGCAAAGGGTGATCGCCGAGGGGGTGGAGAAGGGGGTCTTCCAGGTGGAGAACCTCCGCCTGGCCACCCTCTTCCTCCTCTCGGCCCTCAACTGGACCTACCAGTGGTACCGACCCCAGGGGCCGATGCCCTTGGAGGAGTTTTCGGAAGCCTACGCCGGGATGGCGCTCAGGGCCCTTGGCGCGGGAGAAGGAGGTGAGGATGGTCAAGCTTAG